A segment of the Spodoptera frugiperda isolate SF20-4 chromosome 29, AGI-APGP_CSIRO_Sfru_2.0, whole genome shotgun sequence genome:
GACGATGTAACATATTGTCTAGAGTAGAGCGATGCTCGTAACCTATCGCGCGAGGTTGTGGCGCGGCGCTCGGTACGTGCCGAGCCAAGGGCCGCACGCTACGGAGCGCCGCGGGACTGTGCTCTCTGCCCGCCCACCATGTGTCTGATTGGGTGTTGTTGCAATGCTGGCCCGTTTGTCACTTCGATATCGATTTTCTGTACGATCCGATCGCAATATTGGCATTAATGGCTGCCGAAGAAAGGGTTTCCAtttcaaaattaacatttttataagtagTCGAGTACAGTTATCGATTGTCGATATTTTTGGGTAAGTTGGCATGGCTTATGGAATGGACGCGCTTGTCTGCATTGTACTTCTTCTTTGACCCCACCTGCTTATTATGAAATGATTACCACACAAAACAATTGATTGAAGTCGTAAGTTCGTTTGATGATTTCTTGTGATTAAACAATTGccgaaattttattaaaataatttacaaagacgtggttttcatttttattttcagcaaAAATTCTGCATGCGCAACTTTCACGCTTTTGTAAACCTCAGCTTGTTAGAGTGTAGTAGTACTAACATACAACCTTTACTAATATGTGTCTCTGTCTTTCCTCCTAACGATTGATGTGTTCTAACTCTTGGTAACTTAGTGTGTTCTCGTTTGGTTGGTAAGTGTTGTGACccataaatgttttattgctttATGCCCCAAAAACTGCATTGATATATGTACAATTGATATATCCAAGCAATACGATGCTTGTGAATGCAACGTAACTATAAAGTCTATTGGACCATGCTGCAACTCTTGTGGCTGCCAATTAATCTGTGAGCCCTCCTTGTAAATCAATGTTACCTGGTTGTATCCTCAGCTAAAGCTTGACACGAATCTATAAGCTTGTCATGCAGATGGTACCTACAATGAAATGCTTAAAAGTGATAGTGAACATCAACTTTTGGGTTCTAAACCCATATTAAAGAgatcaaaaagtattttttctatgACTACATCTATCACTTTAAAAGCTTCATTCCCACCATCTTAATGACAAGCGCTCTCCAACAAGATGTTGTAACTGGTGTATCGTGTAGGTACATGAAGCAGACGCGTGCCTGGTGCTGGCCAACAAGTACTGCCAGGACCCCGACGCAGAGGACGCCGCCAACATCATGAGAGTCATCTCTATCAAGAACTACTCCGACGACATCAGGGTCATCATACAGCTGATGCAATATCATAATAAGGTTCGTACTTCATACATCTATgaatatatgtacctacctatatttgtaaaatgtaagtTTCTACATAAATGTGCCAACATTTTGCAGGCCTACCTCCTAAACATTCCATCATGGGACTGGAAGCAAGGCGACGACGTCATCTGCTTGGCGGAGCTGAAACTCGGCTTCATCGCGCAGAGCTGCCTCGCGCCCGGCTTCTCCACCATGATGGCCAACCTGTTCGCCATGCGCAGCTTCAAGACGGTCAGCCTCCTCCTTTACTACGCACTCACTATATACTACCCTCGAGTACTGTCAGAGACCGACCTCTCACCCTCGGCCGGATAGCGCTCGTGTCGCTCTCTGAACGTACTCAGGTTCTAACGATACTATGCGGCATTTCCACAGTCACAAGAAATGGCTATATGGACTAATGACTACATGCGAGGTACCGGCATGGAGATGTACACCGAGACACTTAGTTCCACGTTTATCGGGATGCCGTTCAAACAGGCCGCAGAGTAAGTGGCTGCGAACGAGATGCTTTCAATAACGTGACACGAGACCACGTCACACACACCTTTTATACATTACCAGTGTTTGAGCAACCCATCGTGATGACAGGACAATCAATACTAACCAACTACGAGACGCATAGCTTATCATTTCAGTGTTTTTGTTTGCGAGCTTATCGTCTgtgatttttgaataaatatcagtgtttttttttcgatttcaTTACCATAGGTACTGCACTGAATAACGTTTTAGCCGATAAcatgtatagaaaataatatagggTCATGATAATACTAATTGTGAATAGATTTATAATATAGCCGACGACAGCGAGCAGCGAGTGGCAGAGCCGAGCGGACGCGATAGCCTGTCGAGGTGGCTACGACTAACATAGCACGAGCTTTAGCGAATCCTATTGGTTGATTGCAGTCCCCCGACACACAAGCTTGGCAGAACGATTACCTGCAGGGTACGGGCTGCGAGATGTACACGGAGACACTGTCGACCTCCTTCACGGGAATGAGCTTCCCGCAAGCGAGCGAGTAAGACTCCCCTCGATCCTTGGGCCGCCTGCACCGCACCGTAGACACAGTGTGCCGACTTGCTAACCCTAGCTATACCTGAGTGTGCACATATCCGATAACCTAGTCACCGGTAGCCTGGATATCTTAGTACTAAACTTATTCTCTAACTTTTCAGAATAGATTGTGCATGTTGAATGGGTAATTTATTAGACGATAGTGGTATGTATTCTATTCTAGGCTATAGTACGAGCCGTGCGGTTTACACCGACAAGTTTTCTAATTATTCCATTTTATCAACTGATTTAAACTTTTCTATTACACCCCGACATTTTATCACCTTGATTGGTTCATTTTGATGAACCTGACgatatcaaataaatacttcagtgcagtaaaagaaaattgtgaaaattcTGCCATTGGTATATATCATTGTCATGACGCACTTCTTGGGCTTAATTGCACATTTCTCTATTAACTCTATGGAAACTATCATCAACTTCTATTTCAATGGTATTTGGGTACTTCATGGTTTCTGGTCTTCTATTtatactgctttttatattatatacaggaggaatatatgtgtatgtacGTATATCTAATAGAAAtatgatatatttataatatgtacattgtaaGTATATGTAGAACTAGAATATGCATGATTTCCtcttaaatgtatgtatataaatatattatttatgtaaattctaTTGTAAGCTTTAGTACATAAAAGAgctttttgtttagaaaaaatcCAATCTAGTTGTCGTCTGTAGCATgtgattgtatttaaatataataattcgtAGTCACAATTTGTAAGTAATTAAGTTTCAAGTAAAGTATCTAAGTTtcaagtacctaaataattatttaatagtctTGTATATTTGTGCGTCAGTATCTCTGCTGGCGTATGAAATTATAAGAATAATGTTGCAGTTTTATATTCCTAGTCATTGGAAGCAAGTTATCAAAAACCTGAACAGTAATAAAATTGAGACAGATGTCTTGTTATATCTATATTCCTACAAGCTTTAGAGAGTATCTTAGCTAATGCGACCAAGTGAATAGAAACTCGTAATGTATAAACTATAATGATGGAACGTGTCGGTACATCATGTGACTCTCCTCCAGATTATGCTTCACGAAGCTGAAGCTGCTGCTGCTCGCCATCGAGATCAAGGGCGAGGAGGGCGCCGACAGCAAGATCTCCATCAACCCGCGCAGCGCCAAGATCCACGCCAACACGCAAGGCTTCTTTATAGCGCAGTCCGCTGACGAGGTCAAAAGGTTAGAGCTCCCTGCCTCTCCATTCTCTTCTAAAACTAATACTCCTAGCTGCTGGTAGACTCGTACTTTACGCCTGAACAGTGCAAGGAACTTAGCGACTCTTCAATGTTCGTAGTCTTTCAAATACAAGAGATTCCTTCGTTCTGATAGCTTCCTGCTGTCGTTGACTCTCTTCTAATGACTGTTTGTCGGCCGAAGTCGTAGCGTCTCTCTCCTTAGTACTTACTACAACTATTATCATTCCAGAGCTTGGTATTATTGCAAGGCCTGCCACGAGGACATCAAAGACGAAACGCTCATCAAGAAGTGCAAATGCAAAAACTGTAAGATCACTGTATTGCTATCATTACTAATACATTGCATTCTTTAGCGAGACAATCTGTACAGAATAATTGAACATACAATACTTTAAGCTAACTTTCTCAACTTGGACTATTCTGTGACATTCTTTCTGGAAATATAAATGTTGTAACGAAGTGTGTCCCGTAATATGTGTGTCACTACACAAGTGTACTACACGTAGGCAGTAGGCAGGCCCGGCCCGTTGGCCGGCTCGCACACAGACTCGCTCGACTCACTCTCTGTTTTCTTTCTACGTGTGAGACATTAATGAATATTGTTCGGCTAAACTTTTAGTGACCGCGCACCAGCGGAAGGTTGGAGCCGACATAGGTAACTTGCACCACACCTAACCTCACAACTTGACGTTTtccgatatttatttttcgtgtcTATAATTTTGTTGAGTTGCTTTAGTGGTGTTGCGTCCGTACCTCACTGACTGGATCGGCTGCAAGGCATTATCTTGACCCGTGCTCGTTCACACCCTATACTTAGCGATCATTGTGTATGTCCGCTCGCTCGTGAATGGATTCCGCCACAAGATGAAGCACTCCGACACTTCACCATTTTTCTGCCTTTTGAGATTCGCTCTGTTTCTGTATCGATTGAGAGGATTTAGTGCATCATACAATACCGCTTAATATTCACACCCAATCAGGACTTGTACATAGTACTAATGTATTAATCACACAGCAATCacatgtcaaaattatttaaagagtgCTGCGTGCAGCACGCAATGCGCTGCGACTCTGCGGGAGTTGAACACGATTGCTATGATGCACTTCTGAGCCCAGCACAGACAGTACTATGCATGTAAACATTCAATAATACGTAGAACTAAATACCGCAAACTGCAAGTGCACCGTCATGTCCCCGACACTTAGATGTATACTACTGTACGTACTCGTAAATACGAATCCACGAAAGCATGTCTCAGAACGAAAGGAGTGAAGATCTCAAACTGCTGTTAAGATTGCCCATCGAGAGTGAGCTTGGAGGACAAAGACTTTGAGGACAGTTCCGGCTTGTCTGTGCTAACGACAGTGACTAACACAGGGAGGGAACTGAATGCGGTCGCGATCCATCATATTCATCCACGCTTTGACAGAATCAAATTCAACCGCTCTCAACACCGATCGACATGACACATAGCCTCACTGCACTGAATTTGATTCTACCAAACTcattaacacaaataaaaccataaatgCTAGGAGCGTACATTCGTATTGTCAGTGTTTGGATTTTTACAGATGTTGGAATGATGATGATGCAGACTGGGATGGTGAAACAAAGTCTTAATACGTACCGTGCTTGTCTCGACGGTACGGAAACGAAATGACAGATATACCGTATTACCGTACCTTACACACGTATAGTTTGTTTGCATCAACTAACCATTGCTATGGTCGAATTGATACTGGGCTACAATATACCAATGCTAATACACGATAAAACGACACACGCAACTAGTATAGCGCAGCTAGGCTACGACACTATATTAACTACAGCTCGCTTACTACGCGACATAACCTAGGTAGCGACTCTCCGCTCTCAGTTGGACACTGCCACGACTGTCACCATGTAGGAGCTGGCCGCTGTTACTGCCGGCCGGGCGGCGCCGCGCGCCAGTCCGGCCGGTACTAATGGGGCCGTACTGTGCGTCTCCATCAACTATATTCCCTACTGAGAGAACTCTAGCTTTGCATCTCTGTCTGCATAAGAACTGTTATTATTTGCGTATCTTCTGTTCCACctattacaattaaaacagGTTAAATTGGATTGTGTAACAAGTGAGTTTAAACGTATTGTTTCTCGGTTCAGTGGCTACGTTCAGGAAGGGCGTACGAGCCGTCCAGATGGTTGGCAGGGCAAGTACGTAACCTTAATGTGTATAAGATTCAGTGTACATGTCAATGTGATGTTTGTACGCGACATGTGGGGGGGTGACTCCTGGCCACCGATCGCTAATAGCAAACGTGTCCTGTTTTATCATTGTCTTGTCTTATACGTTTCTATATGTGCATTATACAGCAGTTAGATGTTTGCCTCTCTATTAGACGATATTTAAAACATCGAGAGACATTATGTGatgtcgtttatttattttggtgttgttgttattatattattatatctcaaaatatttttctaggaGTATTTTGATCCCTGATTTTCTGCATCGACATAGTCCCTCAGATATTGATGTTGTGAAGTAATAGATTTTACAAGaaattcatttataattttattctgctTTCGAGTTGAAAAGATGAGTTAATGAGCCCCTGCATAGGGAACGTTTAGATGCTCCCGCCTCGATAGAACCGCGCGGACCTAGCAGTCGTTAGCTGCTGCGTCCCAATCTGCCGAACAATTTGGTATACTCGCCTTATTCTTATCATATCCCTGTAATATTTACAATCTCTAATTTCATTTGAGCCTTCAGTTCTTAGTACGCCAGTTCCATTCTAATCACACCATGTTTTCATACTCGCATACCCTTTGCATTAGCCATGGTAATCCCTAGGGTTCTAAATCCATTTAATTCAAGATGTGAGACATAATATTCTAGCACGTAGAGCTTGTCTACTAGTTAGAGATTTCGTTTTGTGTGTCGTTTGTATCCGTAGCTTTGTGTTTGTTGCATGCGTGGTGGTAGGTATTGTTGTAACCCGTAGCTTTAATCAGTAGCCGTGactaatattttcttgtttactaAGTAATTTGACTGTGTATCGGTTTCATCTTCAGCTTACTTTGGCGCTTCTCTCTGGACGGCCACGTCTGTTAACTTCGTGCTACTATATCTAACACtagaaacaaaacacattttgtattaattttttgtgCAATTCAATATCAAATCCGCTAATTGCTTTCAAATATTTGGAAAGATGAAACCGATGATTGTATTCTGAAGTGATCTGAGTCTATTTGGACAGACCGGGCTCACGCTGTACTATATCGCGATGTGCTGTAGGAACTGTATTTACTGAGTGGAGTGGAATGCGAACTTGTGCTGATGTTTTGCAGATGATCACCATCCTCCCCCCACCTTCACGCCGCCAGAGTTGCCCAAGAAGGTCCATGTTCGAGGTACATCTCAGGCTCCGAGccgagtgtttttttttttgttttcttttaatcatCGGCCCACTGATCCATTTGACCGGCAATATGCTTCGTCCCCGGTTACCGGAAGGAACCGTGCACCTAGTTGCTTTGTCACGCATTACTTCATAGCGCGCACTGACAGTGGCGGCCGGCAGCCCCGGCAGCAGTAGTTACACGTCCCGCCGCCGCTCCGCGGAGCGACACTTCTAAACTAACAGCCTCACACTCAATTTCACAAAAAGTCCCGAATAACTAAATTGTAATGAACACGAATcaaaatcattttgtttttattttacttttgcaTTCACTATTTCAATGAGTAATGAGTGAACAACGATTGAATTGTTTCATCGATCTATGCTTCTTGGTAAACTCTAAAGCGGATGTATTATCATTTGTGGTTTGTACCCCTCTGCCGCGCATTGCAAATATTCATGGCATTGCATTTATTTGTCTGAATGATTAAATACCTACCATCTTTATTAAAAGAGTTGCCAATTCGTGGATGATATTATTTTCTACTAGTGTTACCATTTAATCATACAAAATATCTACCTATACCCAAATCAAACAAATCTTGTCCAAAATTGGCAACGCTAAAGTGAATGCTATGTGGGTACATTTATGCTTTTGTTGTAGAATATcgatttcaaattaataattttataataattataagtgtaCCTCAGTAACTTACAATTTTTAACaatcttaaatatttaattcagaGGCTGTTATGACACTGGTCAAGTCTCTTaaagttagaataaaattaaataaaattaaaaaaaaatctacgtgCATTCAATAACTTGTAAAATTAGTGGAATGTTTGAAAAATGAAGTAAAGTAAAAGtaagaaaagtaaaatgttaaaGTAAACTCACGAGCTTTGCTACCCACACTTATCCATTGTGTAATATTTCCGGATAAATCTTAGTTATTGCCTTTCAGGTGAAATTGCGAGAGAAAGAGGGGAGGATACTAGTTGTAAGTATTCGAATTAGAATATCACTGAAATAAACATTGGGTGCTAGGACCCGGTCCATCCTTGCTTGGGTAATAAGAggattttaaaaacaacaatgtGTCTCAATTATAATACCTAAGTCTATCTAAGCTAAAAAACATATACGTCCACAAAAGTAATGAGCTGGTGTTTTaaaacctgtacccttagtacgagattgCTTTACGTTAACGAGAAcgagttcggcgctctgattggttggttcattcaagccggccaatcacaagGCCCCTAATcgcaacaaacattttaataagaGCAACGTCCTAAACCAAAAAGGAACTTTGTAAAAGACGCATAAAAATTCTTGGTTCAGTAATAAATCGCAACCATCGGAGCGTGGCGCCGACAACGCTGCTGTCTCCGAGCGCCAACCAGCTGGTGAACACCACCACCACGAGACAGGTCAACAAGGTGAAGCCCAACGTCAACAGGGCACCGCCGGACACGTGAGTCACACACACATTACATCCCCACTCGTTTTCACTAAGTTATCAATGTCCTCGAGTGAGGATACGTGATGATACTACATTTACAAACGTGATAAAATCCTTGCTCCCCTTAAcacttaatatttttctatttttcgtCTAAATTAGAGGTTTCCCTTCAGTCACGTATCAACACTCTTCCTGAAACAACGCTATAATTGTTGCTTTCTCTGGAGCCAAGCAACACAACCCGTGTACTAATTATTTCAAGTCCTATCTTATGGTCAAAAACGGCTTCAGAAACTTAGAAACTAGCCCGTTCCAACAAAGtccaatttataatattaatattaaaatatgaatataaatctTAGCCATTAAAGTCTCTTCTTCTATCCCTAATTTCTCTATCTGTCGCGGCTTCTTAttcaagtattttaattatttttattttagcacaGTGTGCACAAGCACTAAACTGATATTTACCTGACCGCATTTATTtcctttaaaacaaaagaacggAGACGACTCTTTGACCCTGTGTTACAGGAATCCCCAGGATCAAGATACCAATTACCAGGCCTATCACCTTGCCTACGAAGTGAAAAAACTCatgtaattgaaaattattcagCTAGATCATTTTATTATCAGTAGTTTTGATATTTGCAAAGTACTTGAATTCTTTTACACGAGTTAAGTCAGCAATGTGTGAATGTTGCCTACATTGCGTCCGCACTGCACGGTCCCCGGACTCGCCAGTGCTGACATCTGCGCAGACTTTCCTCGAAGTTCGTAGCGAGTAGTGCTTGCCTCACTAGTCAGATATTTTAGTTCGAATACGTAAAccagattattttattgttaccgtATACTGCACTTGAATTGAGCACGACACATCTACAGCATGTTTATGTCACTTTATGtttatacacaatatttatgtcTGCGATGCATATTCTTGTACATTTGTAGTGTATTTAGATATTGTCATTGTCCGCAGTGCCTACAACACCTACAGTAGTTTCAAATTGTTCCACTTGTAATATACATAAGTTAACTTCAGCTATTGATTCTAGTAACAATCCGATACCAAGTCTAATTCAGTCAATAATTGTGCTGCCCAAAATCCCCCCATTGTAGTGAATTAGATATGATCTTCCGTAGAAGCTATTCTTATTTCTCAACTCTTTATACATACAACCCATACCTACCCAGTAACAGAAATTTAATTTGTTCCCCTAAACCTCTCAAATTCTtctattagattaaaattggaaagcataaaaattaaaactctaaATGATTTACATAAATACGTAACTTGGACGCAAACTGCATGTACTTTATGAATGCGGTTTCTAATTGTGATATTTGCACAGGCCTACGAGTAGAAGCAGTGGTGGTAACCAAAACAGCAATGGCGTCAGCCTGCCCGCGGGCCTGGCTGATGACCAGTCGAAAGATTTCGACTTCGAAAAGACTGAAATGAAGTACGACTCCACTGGAATGTTCCATTGGAGCCCTGCGAGGAATTTGGAAGATTGTATTttagtaagtacctaatgtACTCTAAATGTTTAAACCTGATTCGATGCGTCAGAAACAACATCAGAAAGAGAACTAAAtagtttacaatttttataaatctcAAAATATCTTTTACAGGACCGAAATCAGGCGGCCATGACAGTTCTGAACGGGCACGTGGTAGTGTGTTTGTTCGCGGACCCAGACTCGCCGCTCATCGGGCTACGGAACCTGGTGATGCCGCTGCGAGCCTCCAACTTCCACTACCACGAGCTCAAGCACGTCGTCATCGTGGGAAGCGTCGACTACATTAGGAGAGAGTGGAAGATGTTGCAGAATCTACCGAAGATTTCTGTTTTGAATGTAAGAAATTACTTCATATATGTATTTCATAATGAAGTTTCTTTGCGAATATGTCTGTAATGATATGTCCTGTTCCTCAGGGTTCACCGCTAAGCCGGGCTGACTTGCGTGCAGTGAATGTGAACTTGTGCGACATGTGCTGCATCCTGTCGGCGAAGGTGCCATCGAACGATGACCCGACGCTGGCCGACAAGGAAGCTATCTTGGCTTCGCTGAACATCAAGGCGATGACGTTCGACGACACGATAGGAGTGCTGAGCGCCGGCGTCACCAACGGCAGCAGCGCGGCGCCGCCCCCGCCTGgtgcgccgcccgcgcccgtcTTACTACAGCGCCGGGGGTCCGTCTATGGTGCCAATGTGCCTATGATTACTGGTTAGTGTCGTATTTCATTTTATCTCACTTCTGCAAtgacattacataataatatcttcttcaACACCTTTGGACTTCCAACTTTATAATTTCCCCGTACTCTCGGCAGAGTTGGTGAACGACAGTAACGTGCAGTTCCTGGACCAGGACGACGACGACGACCCGGACACGGAGCTGTACCTGACGCAGCCCTTCGCGTGCGGTACAGCCTTCGCCGTCAGCGTACTCGACTCACTTATGTCCACCGTACGTTGACACTACATATTCTGTTCTTTCAATCATTCTGATGACCTCTGGTCTTTTAATGaacacaataataaatgtttgttttctcGATAATACGAAAATTGTATTAACAGGATTTTTCAACAGTAAACTTTTTTTCATTCTTATTTTGCGCTGCAAAA
Coding sequences within it:
- the LOC118281563 gene encoding calcium-activated potassium channel slowpoke isoform X22 — encoded protein: MASSEEEATTASTDTYPEDDDCLSVRKWWCFLLSSIFTFLAGLLVVLLWRACAFVCCHKEPELAPNDPKQKEQKAARQGKQEFEGTFMTEAKDWAGELISGQTTTGRILVVLVFILSIASLIIYFIDASSEEVERCQKWSDNITQQIDLAFNIFFMVYFFIRFIAASDKLWFMLEMYSFVDYFTIPPSFVSIYLDRTWIGLRFLRALRLMTVPDILQYLNILKTSSSIRLAQLVSIFISVWLTAAGIIHLLENSGDPLEFENAQKLSYWTCVYFLIVTMSTVGYGDVFCHTVLGRTFLVFFLLVGLAMFASSIPEIIELVGSRSKYSGELKREHGKRHIVVCGHITYESVSHFLKDFLHEDREDVDVEVVFLHRKPPDLELEGLFKRHFTTVEFFQGTIMNPIDLQRVKVHEADACLVLANKYCQDPDAEDAANIMRVISIKNYSDDIRVIIQLMQYHNKAYLLNIPSWDWKQGDDVICLAELKLGFIAQSCLAPGFSTMMANLFAMRSFKTSPDTQAWQNDYLQGTGCEMYTETLSTSFTGMSFPQASELCFTKLKLLLLAIEIKGEEGADSKISINPRSAKIHANTQGFFIAQSADEVKRAWYYCKACHEDIKDETLIKKCKCKNLTAHQRKVGADIDDHHPPPTFTPPELPKKVHVRGEIARERGEDTSLINRNHRSVAPTTLLSPSANQLVNTTTTRQVNKVKPNVNRAPPDTNPQDQDTNYQAYHLAYEVKKLMPTSRSSGGNQNSNGVSLPAGLADDQSKDFDFEKTEMKYDSTGMFHWSPARNLEDCILDRNQAAMTVLNGHVVVCLFADPDSPLIGLRNLVMPLRASNFHYHELKHVVIVGSVDYIRREWKMLQNLPKISVLNGSPLSRADLRAVNVNLCDMCCILSAKVPSNDDPTLADKEAILASLNIKAMTFDDTIGVLSAGVTNGSSAAPPPPGAPPAPVLLQRRGSVYGANVPMITELVNDSNVQFLDQDDDDDPDTELYLTQPFACGTAFAVSVLDSLMSTTYFNQNALTLIRSLITGGATPELELILAEGAGLRGGYSTPESLANRDRCRVGQISLYDGPLAQFGEAGKYGDLFVAALSTYGMLCIGLYRFRDTSSSCDASSKRYVITNPPDDFSLLPTDQVFVLMQFDPGVEYRSSRRAAAGAGKDDAS
- the LOC118281563 gene encoding calcium-activated potassium channel slowpoke isoform X15, whose product is MASSEEEATTASTDTYPEDDDCLSVRKWWCFLLSSIFTFLAGLLVVLLWRACAFVCCHKEPELAPNDPKQKEQKAARQGKQEFEGTFMTEAKDWAGELISGQTTTGRILVVLVFILSIASLIIYFIDASSEEVERCQKWSDNITQQIDLAFNIFFMVYFFIRFIAASDKLWFMLEMYSFVDYFTIPPSFVSIYLDRTWIGLRFLRALRLMTVPDILQYLNILKTSSSIRLAQLVSIFISVWLTAAGIIHLLENSGDPLEFENAQKLSYWTCVYFLIVTMSTVGYGDVFCHTVLGRTFLVFFLLVGLAMFASSIPEIIELVGSRSKYSGELKREHGKRHIVVCGHITYESVSHFLKDFLHEDREDVDVEVVFLHRKPPDLELEGLFKRHFTTVEFFQGTIMNPIDLQRVKVHEADACLVLANKYCQDPDAEDAANIMRVISIKNYSDDIRVIIQLMQYHNKAYLLNIPSWDWKQGDDVICLAELKLGFIAQSCLAPGFSTMMANLFAMRSFKTSPDTQAWQNDYLQGTGCEMYTETLSTSFTGMSFPQASELCFTKLKLLLLAIEIKGEEGADSKISINPRSAKIHANTQGFFIAQSADEVKRAWYYCKACHEDIKDETLIKKCKCKNLATFRKGVRAVQMVGRANDHHPPPTFTPPELPKKVHVRGEIARERGEDTSLINRNHRSVAPTTLLSPSANQLVNTTTTRQVNKVKPNVNRAPPDTNPQDQDTNYQAYHLAYEVKKLMPTSRSSGGNQNSNGVSLPAGLADDQSKDFDFEKTEMKYDSTGMFHWSPARNLEDCILDRNQAAMTVLNGHVVVCLFADPDSPLIGLRNLVMPLRASNFHYHELKHVVIVGSVDYIRREWKMLQNLPKISVLNGSPLSRADLRAVNVNLCDMCCILSAKVPSNDDPTLADKEAILASLNIKAMTFDDTIGVLSAGVTNGSSAAPPPPGAPPAPVLLQRRGSVYGANVPMITELVNDSNVQFLDQDDDDDPDTELYLTQPFACGTAFAVSVLDSLMSTTYFNQNALTLIRSLITGGATPELELILAEGAGLRGGYSTPESLANRDRCRVGQISLYDGPLAQFGEAGKYGDLFVAALSTYGMLCIGLYRFRDTSSSCDASSKRYVITNPPDDFSLLPTDQVFVLMQFDPGVEYRSSRRAAAGAGKDDAS
- the LOC118281563 gene encoding calcium-activated potassium channel slowpoke isoform X29; protein product: MASSEEEATTASTDTYPEDDDCLSVRKWWCFLLSSIFTFLAGLLVVLLWRACAFVCCHKEPELAPNDPKQKEQKAARQGKQEFEGTFMTEAKDWAGELISGQTTTGRILVVLVFILSIASLIIYFIDASSEEVERCQKWSDNITQQIDLAFNIFFMVYFFIRFIAASDKLWFMLEMYSFVDYFTIPPSFVSIYLDRTWIGLRFLRALRLMTVPDILQYLNILKTSSSIRLAQLVSIFISVWLTAAGIIHLLENSGDPLEFENAQKLSYWTCVYFLIVTMSTVGYGDVFCHTVLGRTFLVFFLLVGLAIFASCIPEIIDLIGTRPKYGGTLKNERGRRHIVVCGHITYESVSHFLKDFLHEDREDVDVEVVFLHRKPPDLELEGLFKRHFTTVEFFQGTIMNPIDLQRVKVHEADACLVLANKYCQDPDAEDAANIMRVISIKNYSDDIRVIIQLMQYHNKAYLLNIPSWDWKQGDDVICLAELKLGFIAQSCLAPGFSTMMANLFAMRSFKTSPDTQAWQNDYLQGTGCEMYTETLSTSFTGMSFPQASELCFTKLKLLLLAIEIKGEEGADSKISINPRSAKIHANTQGFFIAQSADEVKRAWYYCKACHEDIKDETLIKKCKCKNYDHHPPPTFTPPELPKKVHVRGEIARERGEDTSLINRNHRSVAPTTLLSPSANQLVNTTTTRQVNKVKPNVNRAPPDTNPQDQDTNYQAYHLAYEVKKLMPTSRSSGGNQNSNGVSLPAGLADDQSKDFDFEKTEMKYDSTGMFHWSPARNLEDCILDRNQAAMTVLNGHVVVCLFADPDSPLIGLRNLVMPLRASNFHYHELKHVVIVGSVDYIRREWKMLQNLPKISVLNGSPLSRADLRAVNVNLCDMCCILSAKVPSNDDPTLADKEAILASLNIKAMTFDDTIGVLSAGVTNGSSAAPPPPGAPPAPVLLQRRGSVYGANVPMITELVNDSNVQFLDQDDDDDPDTELYLTQPFACGTAFAVSVLDSLMSTTYFNQNALTLIRSLITGGATPELELILAEGAGLRGGYSTPESLANRDRCRVGQISLYDGPLAQFGEAGKYGDLFVAALSTYGMLCIGLYRFRDTSSSCDASSKRYVITNPPDDFSLLPTDQVFVLMQFDPGVEYRSSRRAAAGAGKDDAS